CCAAGAACCTTCCAGGAAGAAAGAGCTGTCACGAGTGAGTGGCGGTCGCGGCTTCCGGTttgctggggggaaggggggtccATGCGGCGCTCGCTCAGAAGAAGGCTGGGTTGCTGTGCTCAATGACGCAGCGCTTGCAGTGGCGCTTCACGAAGCGCAGGGCCTCCACCGACACCTCGCAGTCCTGCACGTTGAGCAGCTGCAGGTCGAAGCAGTTGGCCGCCACGATCTGCAGGCCCTGGCCGGTGATGCTCTCGCAGGACTTGAGGCTGAGCCGCTTGAGGTTGAAGCAGTTCAGGGCCAGGCACTCCAGGCCCGTGTCGGACACCAGCGGGCACTTGCCGATGTCCAGGGACTTGAGCTTGGCGCAGTTCTTGGCCAGGTACTCCACGCCGTGGTCCGTGATGCCCTCGCAGCCCCTCGCGTTGAGGTAGCGCAGCTTGCCGCAGTACTTGGCCACGTAGCGGAGGCCCACGTCGGTGACGCGGCCGCAGTGGGCGATGCTGAGGTACCGCAGGCGCGACTCCAGCTTGGCGATCTCGCGCAGGCCGAAGTCGCTGACGGAGCGGCAGTCGCTGACGCTCAGCTCCTTGATGGAGGCGCAGTAGATCATCAGGTAGCGCAGGCCCTCGTCGGTGAGGCGCACGCAGCGGCGCAGGTACAGGTGGGTGAGCTGCGTGCAGTGCGCCGCGATAGTGTGCAGGCCCTCGTCCTCCAGCACGAAGCAGTCCGTCATGTCCAAGTAGCGGATGGAGATCTGTTTGCCATGCAAGGGGGACAGTTTAATGGAGGCCTCCCGGGTCAAGCTGATGCAGGTCACTTTGGAGCACCCTACGCGGAGAGACAGAACACACGCTCAGAGAACCTCCGAGAACtcgggagggtggggggaggcgagccccgccccccggggaAGGGAGTTCCGCCTTGTCCCGGGGAGCCCCGCctcgccctgccccgcccccaactcCTCCGCAAAGAGGGTGCCATTGCTGATCCCTACTCCCCTGCCTTCCAACCAACGTTTGCGCCCCCCCCNNNNNNNNNNNNNNNNNNNNNNNNNNNNNNNNNNNNNNNNNNNNNNNNNNNNNNNNNNNNNNNNNNNNNNNNNNNNNNNNNNNNNNNNNNNNNNNNNNNNTAAAACGGGGATGCCATGCCATGAAAGATGgctgtgaaggttaaatgagataatgcttgtAAAAATCGCGCCCTGGCTCAAGAAAGTTCCGGAAGCTCAGTAAGGGCTGATTCTTGGCCTGTAGTGATCTGGCAGCTCTGTGGTCAAAGAGGTAAGATCATGAAAGAATGGTTGGCCGTGACCTTGGTTTGGCAGAAAGAGCGTCAGCTTGGGAGTCACAGCTGGTTCAGGTCTACCTTTTTTATGGCCTCAGGCAGGAGGCCTAACTTGGATGTCTCAAGCTTCTCCTCTATGCAGTGCGCATAAGTAGCTGGTGGGCCTACACTGTAGGGAAATACTGAGGATGCAATGAGATGATGTTCACAGAGGTACTTGGAAATTCCAGGGGAATACACATAATTATTAATCTAATATAATGTGGCCACCTGGAGACTCTATTCAACACCCTTTGGTCAAAGAAGAACAACCGTGTCACCCAGATTATTGCTCTAGCCACTCAACCagtctccctgccctgcccttacTCCCCACTGTCCATTCTCAGCACTGCTGTTCTGAAAAACAGAACTGTAATCATGTCGCTGTGCACAAAGGCTTTGGACCTCACCCATGGCACTCCAGGTGTGAAATCTCAAGTCTAAGGGGGCCTCTGAGGACCTGCACCACTGTGccctctgacctcatctcttACCCCACTCCTCCGActccactggcctccttgctggcTCCCAGACACCTCAGCTGCCTTCCTGCCTCAATGTCTGTGCATCGTATAGGGCTTCCCCAAGCTGCCCCGTGGGCCATCCCCACTTTCTTGGGCCTCTGAGCAAATGTCCACTTATTGGATAGTTCTTGTCCAATCACCCTGTATCAAGTGGTACCCCTGGCTTGACTCCCATTTATTTTCAACACTTTTTATCCCTCTGTGCCATGAtgcatttctttgttcatttatgtgTTTGCTGTCCTCACTTTGGAACAGAAGTTCCTGAGGGGAGGGACCCTTGGCTGCTCACCGCCATGCCCCTCATCCCTGCTTCATCGCCGGTGTTCACtaagtatctgttgaatgaatgaatgagtgatttaTGGAGCATATAGGGCCTTCTATAGGAACACCAGAGaggacaatttattttatttgtttgcagacaacaaatatttatttctcacagtttggagcctaggaaatccaagatcaaggtgccagcccATTCAGTGCCTGACTCCTGATGAGAACTGTCTTGTAGACAGCTGCTttcttgctgtgtgctcacatcgtagagagaaggagagccagTTCTCTGGTCTCTGTTAGAAACGCACTAATCCTGTCACAggggctctaccctcatgacctcaccTAAACCTAGTAACTTCCCTAAGGCCCCGCCTCTTAATACTATCACATTGAGGGCTAGGGTTTCAATGTGGGTTTGGGGGAAACAGGCATTCAGTCCATAAcgcttccctcctcttcccacacaCTAGACAGACCTTTCCCCTCAGGCCAGTGCTTTCATATCAAGAATATCTTTAGCAGATGGAAATTAGGGAACAGCATGCCCAGACACAGGAGGCCCATCCCAGTCAAATTGGGGGTGAGGTGAGGAGTTTTCTCTCTGTAGGTAAATATGcacaaaatatatgatttcacttttggGCCCATGAAGTCTATGTAAGTCTCTAGGAAATACTCGAGGACCTTGTTATAGGATTAATTTTGCCCCACTCCGATAGGCTAATTTAAATTCCAACATTTAAATGTCCTCTGGACTTTGACCATGGCTGATGTATATTTATACTGTAAAACTGTTGTCTATTTTACGGTTAATCATGGTgccttttatttgtattataaagTTTACAGAatgcttttataaacattttcttacctAATTCTTATTCCATTTTGCTGACAAGGAAATTAATGcttaggaagattttttttagatCTAGAAAGCCCTTTAATACTTTGTCCTTCTTCACCGATGCCTTTAGAGATCTCTCTAAACATTATTTCTAGCTATCCTTACCCTAAGAATATGTGTATAAATTATACATTGTATACatcaatatatataattatatgtgaaACActcattttgttatatatttcagTTCactatatagtaatatataaatataataaaatataagatacatatttatatatgtatattgcagtatagtttatatatataaatgatatgcCATCAATATATagcataaataaatgcatatatgtatttcatCCCACTACAGAAAGcgcatatatatttttcatcttctctgtGCTCGTTCCGAATCCTTCCGGCAATTCCAAAGCCAGGTGCTTCACCTCTGGCACCTCTGTGCTCTGGCTGCTCAAGCAATATCCAGGCTCCCAAGTGGTGACATAATAGTGCTAATGGGGACTTTTCTC
This region of Suricata suricatta isolate VVHF042 chromosome 6, meerkat_22Aug2017_6uvM2_HiC, whole genome shotgun sequence genomic DNA includes:
- the FBXL7 gene encoding F-box/LRR-repeat protein 7, yielding MGANNGKQYGSEGKGSSSISSDVSSSTDHMPTQAQKNVATSEDSDLSMRTLSTPSPALICPPNLPGFQNGRGSSTSSSSITGETVAMVHSPPPTRLTHPLIRLASRPQKEQASIERLPDQAMVQIFSFLPTNQLCRCARVCRRWYNLAWDPRLWRTIRLTGETINVDRALKVLTRRLCQDTPNVCLMLETVTVSGCRRLTDRGLYTIAQCCPELRRLEVSGCYNISNEAVFDVVSLCPNLEHLDVSGCSKVTCISLTREASIKLSPLHGKQISIRYLDMTDCFVLEDEGLHTIAAHCTQLTHLYLRRCVRLTDEGLRYLMIYCASIKELSVSDCRSVSDFGLREIAKLESRLRYLSIAHCGRVTDVGLRYVAKYCGKLRYLNARGCEGITDHGVEYLAKNCAKLKSLDIGKCPLVSDTGLECLALNCFNLKRLSLKSCESITGQGLQIVAANCFDLQLLNVQDCEVSVEALRFVKRHCKRCVIEHSNPAFF